CTAAATGCGGTGCTTTTTTCCCGTCTGCTTTAAGCCTATCTACTTCGATTACAATCTCTTGCCTAATATCGCTAGCTATCTTTTTTCCGTCTATTAACTCCATCCAATTAATTATTTCATCATGTTACCCATACCGGGGATCTTAGCCATCATATTGGCCATCTGTTTCTTGTCCCCCATCATTTTCATCATCTTACGCATATCCTCAAACTGCTTAATCATTTTATTTACTTCTTGGATATCGTTACCGCTACCTACTGCGATTCTTTTTCTTCTACTACCATTTAAAAGCTGAGGGTTTAATCGCTCCTCCTTAGTCATAGAACCAATAATAGCCTCAATTCCTTTAAATGGTTCATCACCAATTTCTACATTTTGCATCATTTTCCCCATGCCTGGAATCATACCAGCCAAATCCTTGATATTACCCATCTTTTTGATCTGATTAATCTGAGAAACAAAATCATTGTAATTAAACTGGTTCTTTGCAATTTTCTTAGAAAGCTTTCTCGCTTCTTCTTCATCAAAATTTTCTTGTGCCCGTTCAACTAACGATACAACATCCCCCATTCCAAGGATACGATCTGCCATTCTACTCGGATGAAACACATCCAAAGCTTCCATTTTTTCTCCTGTACCAATAAATTTAATTGGCTTATTAACTACAGATTTGATGGAAAGAGCAGCTCCACCTCTAGCATCACCATCTAATTTCGTCAATACAACTCCATCAAAATTTAATCGGTCGTTAAATTCTTTTGCTGTATTAACTGCATCTTGACCTGTCATTGAATCAACAACAAATAGAGTCTCCGATGGATTAATAGCATTTTTGACATCAGCTATTTCAGTCATCATCTGCTCGTCAATAGCCAATCTACCTGCAGTATCAATAATTACAACATTATGCCCACTCGACTTTCCGTGTGCAACAGCATTGCGAGCAATTGAAACAGCGTCTTTACTTTCCCTTTCAGAATAAACGTCTACACCGATTTGCGAAGCAAGAGCTTCCAATTGATCTATTGCAGCCGGACGATATATGTCACATGCCACTAATAGTGGATTCTTACCTTTTTTAGCTTTAAGAAGATTAGCGAGCTTTCCTGAAAAAGTTGTTTTTCCAGAGCCTTGAAGTCCTGAAACAAGTATTACTGAGAAATTTTTATCGAGATTTATTTCGGAAGTATCACCTCCCATTAAATCCTGAAGATGATCGTGGGTAATCTTAATCATTAACTGCCCTGGAGATACGGCAGTTAAAACATCCTGACCTAATGCTTTTTCTTTAACGCTTGCAGTAAAGTCTTTGGCTATCTTGTAGTTAACATCGGCATCTAATAACGCCTTCCTAACTTCTTTAAGCGTTTCCGCTACATTGATTTCGGTAATTTGCCCCTGACCTTTAAGTACCTTGAAGGCGCGCTCTAATTTACCCGATAAATTCTCAAACATACAATGAAATAATTTGTCCGTTAAAGATAGGACATTATTCCCATAGAACTACATTTTCCGAGGCACTTCAACGCCTAAAAGAAGCATCCCTGAGTTAATTGTTTGCGATACAGAATAAGAAAGAGATACTCTGAATTTCAACAATAAATCGTCTTTCTCTTTTAATATAGAAACCTCCTGATAAAACTGATTGTAATCTCTAGCCAAGCTGTATATATAATTAGCAATTATAGCTGGACTATAATTACTTGCTCCTTCTTGAATAACTTCAGGATAATCGACTAATCGTTTTATTAATTCTTTTTCCTTAACATGCAATTGAGATGGTTCTATTTGAATATACATAACATCATCTTGAGAGATTTTTGACTTTTCTAAAATGGAACAGATTCTAGCATGGGTATATTGAATAAAAGGTCCGGTGTTGCCGTTAAAATCTATTGATTCTTTTGGGTCGAACATCATTTTTTTCTGCGGATCAACTTTCAAAATAAAATACTTCAACGCAGACATACCAATCATTTCGTACAACTCAGCTGCTTCTTCGTTCGAAAATGAATCTACTTTCCCTAACTCTTCAGTAGTTGCTCTAGCAGTATTTACCATTTCCTCCATTAAATCATCCGCATCCACAACAGTACCTTCTCTAGATTTCATTTTACCACTTGGGAGATCTACCATTCCATACGAAAGATGAGCCATTCCTTCCGACCATCTATACCCTAGCTTACCAAGAACATTAAACAACACCCTGAAATGATAATCCTGCTCATTACCAACTACATAAAGCATGTTATTTAAAGTATAATCTCCAAATCTTTGCACAGCAGTTCCTAAGTCCTGAGTCATGTAAACAGATGTCCCGTCAGATCTCAAAAGAAGCTTATCATCCATCTTATCTTGCTCCAAACTACACCAAACAGAACCATCTTCCTTCTTGTAAAGAACATTGTCTTTTAAACCTTTTTCAACTATCTCCTTACCTAATAAATACGTTTCGGATTCATAATATACTTTATCAAAACCAATTCCCATTCGAGCATATGTTTGCTTAAAGCCATCATACACCCATCCATTCATCTTTTCCCACAACAGAATCGTTTCCTCTTCACCATCCTCCCATTTACGAAGCATTTCTTTTGCTGATTCCATTAATTCAGATTCCTTCTCCGCTACCTCTTTATCCTTACCAGAAGCAACAGCATCAGCTACTTCCTTTTTATATTCCTGATCAAACCTTACATAATAATCACCAACAAGCTTATCTCCCTTCTTCTTCTCCAATTCAGGTGTAGCACCCTCTCCCCACCTTTGCCAAGCAATCATCGATTTGCAAATATGTATTCCTCTATCGTTAACCAGATTAACCTTTATTACATTTCGGCCACTTGCCTTAAGTATCTCAGCCACTGAATGACCCAATAAGTTATTTCTTACATGACCTAGGTGTAATGGCTTATTTGTATTTGGAGATGAGAATTCTATCATAACCGACTCTGCCTCTTTTGTAGCTTTCACAAAACCATAATCCACAGAGCTGTCAATCTCATTATAAGCTTCAAGCCAATATTCATTACCTACAACTAAATTCAAAAAGCCCTTCTCTACATTATAAGAGCTAATTTCTTTCATATTACCTACTAAGGCATCACCAAGTTGTTCTCCTATTTCTACAGGAGATTTTTTCAATTGCTTTACAAAAGAAAAAACCACAATAGTAAGATCGCCTTCAAAAACAGGATTCGTTTTTTGAGCCACAACTCTTTCCCTACTTACTTCTAAATCGTATAGCTCATTCAACTGTTTCACTACACATTCTTCAATTCGCTCTTTAATAGATATCATAATTGCTCTATTTTTCTTACTGCTTTTTCTAAAATTCTAAAGGCGGTTTCAGCCATAGCATTTCCTTTATCGTCAATAACCGGGTTTATCTCTGTAATCTCCAAACAACAAACTCGTGGATCTTCCAAAGCCTTCAAAATCATTTGCTCTGCTTCTAGCTCGGTTACCCCTTCATCAACCGGAGTACCTGTTCCTCTCGATATAGATGGATCCATAGAATCCACATCAAAAGATATATAAATCAAATCCTGCTTTTCCAAATATGCAAGTCCCTCTGTTATGACATCAACAGCTCCTTGCTTCCTAATATCATTAACACTAAATGCCTTAACTGCGTTATTCTCTATCAATAAATCCTCTTCCCATTCGGTCTCTCGAACTGCATATTGCACAATGTCGCTATAGCCAATTTTAGCATAATCACCTCCAACAGCCTTTAGTTCATCCCAACCACTAATTGTTTCTTGATCAATTTCTCTAAACGCATTTTCTTTATTATCTTCCTGCAACATACACGCTACCGGCATCCCATGTGTATTACCACTATGACTGGTATAGGGTGAATGAAGATCCGCATGCGCATCAATCCAAATAATTCCAATGCTTTTATTCGGATTAGCCTTCTTCAATGCTGCGACTGTACCACCACAGGAGCTATGATCTCCTGAAATTATTACAGGAAATTTATCTGAAGTCCCAATCTTGTCACACAACTCACTATACGTTTTAACAAGAGCTGGCAATCTCTTCGCAAAAGGGTTAACTATAGAAGAATCAAAACTTGAATTAAAATTTTTAATTTCTTCCACATCTGACTCCTCAAACAATATACTTCCTGTATCGACTGAAGCTAACTGCAATGCTTCGAATGCATTACAAGTACCTCGTACTCCTGCACCGAGTTCAGACATATTTATCCAAATTTTTACTTCAGGCATCTTTATCGATAAGCTATTATCTCCTTAATTTATCATACTCGCTATTGCGTGAGCAAAAATAGCCATAGTTCAATCATAATTGATCAAACGCGAGTTAATAATATTTGGGTTTTAGCTCATAAATAACTGGGATAAAAACAAGCTTTATATTACTTTAGGATCTTAGTTAAAGAATTAATCCAATAATGGCATTCAGCAACATTTCCTACACTTGTCTTGACCGAATTGGATACATCGAAATTCAAAGGAAAGAAAAGAGAAATGCACTAAGCCCACTGCTAATAGGCGAATTACTTCTATGCTTCAATAAAGCTTCGAACGATGATACATGTAAGGTTGTCGTTCTTAAAGCTGATGGTCCAGTTTTTTCTGCAGGGGCAGATTTAGAATACCTAAATAAGATACTCAATGATAGCGAAGGTGAGAACCTTGAAGATTCCATGCGACTCAAAGAACTTTTCGAAACAGTTTACCACTTAAACAAAGTAGTTATTGCTCAAGTAGAAGGCGATGCTATTGCAGGAGGCTGCGGATTAGCAACCATATGTGATTTTGTATTTTCAATCCCTACAGCAAGGTTTGGATATACAGAAGTAAAAATCGGCTTTGTACCCGCATTGGTAAGTGTATTCTTAATTAGAAAAGTAGGAGAAGCTAAAGCGAAAGAACTCCTTTTAACCGGTGAATTAATTGATGCAGCGAAGGCACAGTCTATTGGGCTTATTAATTACATCGAATCGAAAAATGAGATTAAGAATAAAGTGGTTACATTTGCGTCAAACCTTTGTAAAAATGCATCTTTTGAATCTTTAAAGCGTACAAAGAAAACTATCAATATTATTCAAGAGAAAGAGCTTGATGAAGCACTAGTTTGGTCGGCTAAAATGAACGCAAGTTCAAGACAAACAAAAGATTGCAAAAAGGGTATTAAAGCATTCTTAAATAGAGGAGAGATTACATGGTAACAACAGTAAAGAAGAATACTTTATATCTCATTTCTTTAATCGCCATAACATTTGTGCTTTCTGGATGCGACGCTTTGCATCTTGGCGGTTTCTCTGAGGGTGCAATTGAATTCAATATTACCTATCCGAGTGTTGGAGAAAATGATGTAATGGTTGAATTGTACCCAAACAAGATGACGATGCAAATCAAGGACGACAGTTATGTTTCTGATATGTCCGCTGGATTTGGCATGTTCAAAACAAAATACATATCAAATTACAATAACAAAAGTCTTACTCTTTTAGTTTCTCTTTTAGGAAACAAACATGCAGTAACATGGGATTCTTTGAATGTCGGAAAAGATTGGCCCAACTTAGAAATCACTCCTACTGGAAATACCAAAACTATCGCTGGTTACTCCTGTGATGAAGCTATCATAATAAACAAGGATCTTGACGGAGCTGAATACAAGATTTATTATACAGATGAAATTTCTGTAAAGGGAAGTAACTGGGATAAGGAATTCAAAGGTATTCCAGGATTTTTGATGGAATATCAAATGACTAGATATGGATTGGAAATGAAATTTACCTGTTCCAAAGTTGAAAAGAAGGAAGTACCTAAATCGTTGTTTGAAAAACCTACTGAGGGATATGAATTTATCTCAGAAGAAAAAATGGCTGCGATATTTGAAAATTTTCAATGACATTACCCTCAATTATTAAATGGCTCTAACCAGCAGGGATTACAAGAAGGATAACAAAAACAAAAAGAAGAAATCAAGCTCTTCCGTTATCCAGTCCTCCAAAATATTTATAAAAAGCTTTAAAGATTTAATTTCAAACGAGAAGACACACCAGACTGCCGGGTTGTTCTTGGTCTTTGGATCAGTCTTTATGCTTATTGCATTCTGTTCTTTTATTTTCACATGGCGTATCGATCACGACAAAGTAACAGGGTCTTGGATGGATTTTTTATTGAATCCCGAAATCGAAGCACATAACTGGCTAGGAAAAATAGGGACTATTGTTTCGCATCAGTTTATTCATCATTGGTTTGGAATTGCATCGTTCCTATTTATTCTAATCACATTCTTGGTTGGGTTTAAAATCTTAGTCAAAATAAGCCTAATCCCCATTAAAAGAACAATTGCTTACTCCATGTTCTTCTTAGTTTGGGTATCTGCTGTAATGGGATATTTCTTCGAAGGAGATCTTTTATACTTAGGCGGATCCATTGGATTCCAAATAAACATATGGCTGGGAAGTACTTTAGGTAAAGTCGGTACTGGGTTATTTTATCTTCTTTCGCTATTCATATTTACTATTGCTGCATTCAATTCTGTTTCGTTTCTCACGCATCTATTTACCATAGATAAAGAGCAAGAACCTACCGTAAATGAAAATGATTCTTCATGGACAACAGTTCCTGATGATGGCTCCTTACCTGTTTCCCCTCCTATTAATGAATCTATTCCCGAACCTGAATTAGAAACAAAGCAAGAAGCATCTACAATTGACATCGATACACCCGTAAATGAGGTATCTACAGAATTGGAAGATACCGATGAATCAGAACCAGAAATTAAAGACGACGAGCCTGCTATTGACTTAGATCCAATTTCAGAGCCAATTGCGGAGAATGTAATTCTTGAAGGTGATGATGTAGATATGGCTGTTGAGGAAGCAACAGATGATACAGTTGAATTAACTAAATCCGAACTTAATGAGAAGAAAGAAGAGTTTGGTCAGTATGACCCTACTTTAGATCTCGGCTCGTATGAACTTCCTCCGGTAGATCTTTTAAAAGAATATAAGGCAAATAAAGACGGTGTTAAGCAACAAGAACTTGATGACAATAAAAACAGAATTGTAAATACACTTCGTAATTACAACATCGAAATTGCAAAAATAAAGGCCACTATCGGACCAACAGTTACTCTTTATGAAATTGTACCTGCAGCCGGCGTGAGGATATCAAAAATTAAAAATCTTGAAGATGATATAGCAATGACTCTTTCGGCCATCGGAATTAGAATTATTGCACCAATTCCTGGCAAAGGAACTATTGGGATTGAAGTTCCAAACTTGAAGCCTGATATGGTTTCTATGCGGTCTATTATCGCTTCTGAGAAATTCCAAAATTGCGAAATGGAACTACCAATTGGTTTAGGTAAAACTATTTCGAATGAAACATTTGTGACGGACTTAACCACCATGCCTCACCTTCTTATGGCCGGCGCCACAGGACAAGGCAAATCGGTTGGCCTTAATGCAATATTAGTTTCCCTTCTCTATAAAAAGCACCCAAGTCAATTAAAGTTTGTACTTGTAGATCCTAAGAAAGTAGAACTTACTTTATTCAATAAAATAGAAAGACATTTCTTAGCCAAACTGCCTGATTCTGGTGAGGCGATAATTACAGATACTAAAAAAGTTGTACATACGCTTAATTCACTTTGTATCGAAATGGATCAACGGTATGAATTATTGAAAAATGCCAGTTGTAGAAATATTAAGGAATATAACGTCAAGTTTATTGACAGAAAGCTAAACCCTGAAAATGGACACCGATACCTTCCATACATCGTTCTTGTTGTTGATGAGTTCGCCGATTTAATAATGACAGCAGGTAAAGAAGTTGAAACTCCAATTGCAAGGTTAGCACAACTTGCCAGAGCCATTGGAATTCATTTAATAATTGCTACGCAGCGTCCTTCCGTGAATATTATTACAGGTACAATTAAGGCTAACTTCCCTGCAAGAATCGCATTCCGAGTTACATCTAAAATAGATTCGAGAACAATTCTAGATGAAGGCGGTGCAGATCAACTTATTGGAAAGGGAGATATGTTACTTGTAACCGGGAATAACGCTGTTCGATTACAGTGTGCATTTGTAGACACCCCTGAAGTGGAGGAGATTACAGACTTTATTGGTGGACAAAGAGGATATCCTGATGCCTTCTTATTACCAGAATATGTTGACGAAAGCTCAAGTCAAGGAGGAAGTGGCCTGGCAGCTGAAGACAGAGACATTATGTTCGAAGATGCAGCGCACGTTGTTGTAATGAACCAACAGGGATCCACTTCTTTACTACAACGTAAATTAAAGCTTGGATACAATAGAGCTGGCAGAATAATGGATCAACTTGAAGAAG
This portion of the Flavobacteriales bacterium genome encodes:
- a CDS encoding arginase, encoding MPEVKIWINMSELGAGVRGTCNAFEALQLASVDTGSILFEESDVEEIKNFNSSFDSSIVNPFAKRLPALVKTYSELCDKIGTSDKFPVIISGDHSSCGGTVAALKKANPNKSIGIIWIDAHADLHSPYTSHSGNTHGMPVACMLQEDNKENAFREIDQETISGWDELKAVGGDYAKIGYSDIVQYAVRETEWEEDLLIENNAVKAFSVNDIRKQGAVDVITEGLAYLEKQDLIYISFDVDSMDPSISRGTGTPVDEGVTELEAEQMILKALEDPRVCCLEITEINPVIDDKGNAMAETAFRILEKAVRKIEQL
- a CDS encoding DNA translocase FtsK; the encoded protein is MALTSRDYKKDNKNKKKKSSSSVIQSSKIFIKSFKDLISNEKTHQTAGLFLVFGSVFMLIAFCSFIFTWRIDHDKVTGSWMDFLLNPEIEAHNWLGKIGTIVSHQFIHHWFGIASFLFILITFLVGFKILVKISLIPIKRTIAYSMFFLVWVSAVMGYFFEGDLLYLGGSIGFQINIWLGSTLGKVGTGLFYLLSLFIFTIAAFNSVSFLTHLFTIDKEQEPTVNENDSSWTTVPDDGSLPVSPPINESIPEPELETKQEASTIDIDTPVNEVSTELEDTDESEPEIKDDEPAIDLDPISEPIAENVILEGDDVDMAVEEATDDTVELTKSELNEKKEEFGQYDPTLDLGSYELPPVDLLKEYKANKDGVKQQELDDNKNRIVNTLRNYNIEIAKIKATIGPTVTLYEIVPAAGVRISKIKNLEDDIAMTLSAIGIRIIAPIPGKGTIGIEVPNLKPDMVSMRSIIASEKFQNCEMELPIGLGKTISNETFVTDLTTMPHLLMAGATGQGKSVGLNAILVSLLYKKHPSQLKFVLVDPKKVELTLFNKIERHFLAKLPDSGEAIITDTKKVVHTLNSLCIEMDQRYELLKNASCRNIKEYNVKFIDRKLNPENGHRYLPYIVLVVDEFADLIMTAGKEVETPIARLAQLARAIGIHLIIATQRPSVNIITGTIKANFPARIAFRVTSKIDSRTILDEGGADQLIGKGDMLLVTGNNAVRLQCAFVDTPEVEEITDFIGGQRGYPDAFLLPEYVDESSSQGGSGLAAEDRDIMFEDAAHVVVMNQQGSTSLLQRKLKLGYNRAGRIMDQLEEAGIVGPFEGSKARQVLYPDEVSLERFLKGGDETNTEEVS
- a CDS encoding arginine--tRNA ligase, translating into MSIKERIEECVVKQLNELYDLEVSRERVVAQKTNPVFEGDLTIVVFSFVKQLKKSPVEIGEQLGDALVGNMKEISSYNVEKGFLNLVVGNEYWLEAYNEIDSSVDYGFVKATKEAESVMIEFSSPNTNKPLHLGHVRNNLLGHSVAEILKASGRNVIKVNLVNDRGIHICKSMIAWQRWGEGATPELEKKKGDKLVGDYYVRFDQEYKKEVADAVASGKDKEVAEKESELMESAKEMLRKWEDGEEETILLWEKMNGWVYDGFKQTYARMGIGFDKVYYESETYLLGKEIVEKGLKDNVLYKKEDGSVWCSLEQDKMDDKLLLRSDGTSVYMTQDLGTAVQRFGDYTLNNMLYVVGNEQDYHFRVLFNVLGKLGYRWSEGMAHLSYGMVDLPSGKMKSREGTVVDADDLMEEMVNTARATTEELGKVDSFSNEEAAELYEMIGMSALKYFILKVDPQKKMMFDPKESIDFNGNTGPFIQYTHARICSILEKSKISQDDVMYIQIEPSQLHVKEKELIKRLVDYPEVIQEGASNYSPAIIANYIYSLARDYNQFYQEVSILKEKDDLLLKFRVSLSYSVSQTINSGMLLLGVEVPRKM
- a CDS encoding enoyl-CoA hydratase/isomerase family protein; the protein is MAFSNISYTCLDRIGYIEIQRKEKRNALSPLLIGELLLCFNKASNDDTCKVVVLKADGPVFSAGADLEYLNKILNDSEGENLEDSMRLKELFETVYHLNKVVIAQVEGDAIAGGCGLATICDFVFSIPTARFGYTEVKIGFVPALVSVFLIRKVGEAKAKELLLTGELIDAAKAQSIGLINYIESKNEIKNKVVTFASNLCKNASFESLKRTKKTINIIQEKELDEALVWSAKMNASSRQTKDCKKGIKAFLNRGEITW
- the ffh gene encoding signal recognition particle protein; this translates as MFENLSGKLERAFKVLKGQGQITEINVAETLKEVRKALLDADVNYKIAKDFTASVKEKALGQDVLTAVSPGQLMIKITHDHLQDLMGGDTSEINLDKNFSVILVSGLQGSGKTTFSGKLANLLKAKKGKNPLLVACDIYRPAAIDQLEALASQIGVDVYSERESKDAVSIARNAVAHGKSSGHNVVIIDTAGRLAIDEQMMTEIADVKNAINPSETLFVVDSMTGQDAVNTAKEFNDRLNFDGVVLTKLDGDARGGAALSIKSVVNKPIKFIGTGEKMEALDVFHPSRMADRILGMGDVVSLVERAQENFDEEEARKLSKKIAKNQFNYNDFVSQINQIKKMGNIKDLAGMIPGMGKMMQNVEIGDEPFKGIEAIIGSMTKEERLNPQLLNGSRRKRIAVGSGNDIQEVNKMIKQFEDMRKMMKMMGDKKQMANMMAKIPGMGNMMK